A single region of the Longimicrobium sp. genome encodes:
- a CDS encoding S1/P1 nuclease, translating into MKRKLLLGAAALAVLNARPALAWDDFGHSLVARIAWENMTPQARARAVEILRGAPSGSGLGRGFPPGTLSPEQQVRLFVSAATWPDDIKSGGHPGHRFDNRNRHFVNLFWEQRFDFGPIRASSRAPFGELLNDLPRLRTALTGSDRGEAAMALAWILHLVGDVHQPLHSSSRITPLDRDGDRGGNDFGVRGSTDNLHSFWDGVVTRSRRCRPGEAPQPCLARVAQEIAGDHPRDGFAAQLASVDFRAWADEGLRLAQRTVYRAPLRRNRFVPASYERRAAATADAQVALAGYRLADLLNRAIG; encoded by the coding sequence ATGAAACGCAAGCTGCTGCTGGGCGCGGCCGCCCTGGCCGTGCTGAACGCCCGTCCCGCGCTCGCGTGGGACGACTTCGGGCACAGCCTGGTCGCGCGGATCGCCTGGGAGAACATGACGCCGCAGGCCCGCGCGCGGGCGGTAGAGATCCTGCGCGGCGCGCCGTCGGGCTCGGGGCTGGGGCGCGGCTTCCCGCCCGGCACCCTCTCGCCCGAGCAGCAGGTGCGGCTCTTCGTGTCGGCGGCCACGTGGCCCGACGACATCAAGAGCGGCGGACACCCGGGGCACCGCTTCGACAACCGCAACCGCCACTTCGTCAACCTCTTCTGGGAGCAGCGGTTCGACTTCGGCCCGATCCGCGCCAGCAGCCGCGCGCCGTTCGGCGAGCTGCTGAACGACCTGCCGCGGCTGCGCACCGCGCTCACCGGCTCCGACCGCGGCGAGGCGGCGATGGCGCTCGCCTGGATCCTCCACCTGGTGGGCGACGTCCACCAGCCGCTCCACAGCAGCTCGCGCATCACGCCCCTGGACCGCGACGGCGACCGCGGAGGCAACGACTTCGGGGTGCGGGGGAGCACGGACAACCTGCACTCGTTCTGGGACGGCGTCGTCACGCGCAGCCGCCGCTGCCGCCCCGGCGAGGCGCCGCAGCCGTGCCTGGCGCGCGTGGCGCAGGAGATCGCGGGCGACCACCCCAGGGACGGGTTCGCCGCGCAGCTCGCCTCGGTCGACTTCCGCGCCTGGGCCGACGAGGGGCTCCGCCTGGCGCAACGCACCGTCTACCGCGCCCCGCTGCGCCGGAACCGGTTCGTGCCCGCCTCGTACGAGCGCCGGGCCGCCGCCACCGCGGACGCGCAGGTCGCCCTCGCCGGCTACCGCCTGGCCGACCTGCTGAACCGGGCGATCGGCTGA